In sulfur-oxidizing endosymbiont of Gigantopelta aegis, a single window of DNA contains:
- a CDS encoding phosphomannomutase/phosphoglucomutase, which translates to MNNVKENIKAMIKKEASAKRREEIDEKRNKKGENKKPDSRTKNILNSKKDSNPVASENKIMVRNIAIIVLMMMTSLGLFYGASTTKESVEKKYQIGLKERAEAQSVKNLRQTNQILKYKLNNFNHILKDAEYIKNFAIPSWQGVLKTELEARLGEQSIVEIIPADFHDDDIIDDPEMGYGVLSLLNELKASNGKKSDSFMKIEVHRANTKEAKLLFIQKVTYLDVDLKKDIVSGYILAKLPQTYIKKLIVDFKEKNGYLEIVQSFSGRKLILAKKGNSALKKLPLQVTKKIAGTQWSLRFWPAEQQIATPNELLWQVMVYLGLAAILLISSLVWLVFIIKNARQKSYVSLPDRDKNITHGDKKEAANSNLNNADGISVHGESDKEYLDFVTDKIFRAYDIRGVVGELINPVVVKKIAYAIAVELTEQKQAQISVACDGRESSPELVKALIEALLESGINVVDIGMVTSPILYFSALTKTAGNGIIITASHNPANYNGMKIMIMGHSYSDVRLQQLRQKVLKGEMVSGEGKLVQMNIMEDYMTKITGNIILARPMNIVIDTGNGVAGKFSTTFFEQLGCKVTALNADVDGTFPAHDPDPSRPENMAELIEKVNEIKADLGIAFDGDGDRIGLVSSGGEIIWPDRILMLLAKDILSRNKDATILYDVKSTWKLDHYISSLGGKAIMCKSGHSFMKSKLLETGALLAGEMSGHIFIKERWFGFDDALFVAARVLEILSIDLRKSRQIFAELPDSLNTPEILVATDNGPKIMEKISADVSRFSDGEIITIDGIRVEYSDGWGLVRASNTTDNLTMRFEANDEEALQRIANAFKESILAVEPELDFPF; encoded by the coding sequence ATGAATAATGTAAAAGAAAATATCAAGGCAATGATCAAAAAGGAAGCCTCTGCAAAGCGCAGAGAAGAAATTGATGAGAAGCGCAATAAAAAAGGGGAAAATAAAAAGCCTGATAGTCGTACAAAAAACATTTTAAACAGCAAAAAAGACAGCAATCCGGTCGCTTCTGAAAATAAAATAATGGTGCGTAATATTGCGATTATTGTCCTTATGATGATGACTTCTCTGGGCTTATTTTATGGTGCTTCTACTACCAAAGAAAGTGTAGAAAAAAAATACCAAATAGGTTTAAAAGAAAGAGCAGAAGCTCAAAGCGTAAAAAACCTAAGACAAACTAATCAAATTTTAAAATACAAACTGAATAATTTTAATCATATTCTAAAAGATGCCGAATACATTAAAAACTTTGCTATTCCATCATGGCAAGGTGTATTGAAAACAGAACTTGAAGCGCGTTTGGGTGAGCAGTCTATTGTGGAGATAATTCCTGCTGATTTTCATGATGATGACATTATTGATGATCCTGAAATGGGCTATGGGGTCTTGTCCTTATTAAATGAATTAAAAGCATCCAATGGTAAAAAGTCGGATAGTTTTATGAAAATAGAAGTACATAGAGCAAATACTAAAGAAGCCAAATTACTCTTTATACAAAAAGTAACCTATCTGGATGTCGATCTGAAAAAAGATATAGTGTCAGGCTATATTTTAGCCAAACTACCACAGACTTACATAAAAAAACTGATTGTGGATTTTAAAGAAAAAAATGGTTATCTTGAAATTGTGCAGAGTTTTTCTGGCAGAAAATTAATATTAGCTAAAAAAGGCAATAGTGCATTAAAAAAACTTCCTTTACAGGTAACAAAAAAAATAGCGGGCACTCAATGGAGCCTCAGGTTTTGGCCTGCAGAACAACAAATAGCAACACCTAATGAATTATTATGGCAGGTAATGGTTTATTTGGGCTTGGCTGCAATTCTATTAATTTCATCATTAGTCTGGTTGGTATTCATCATTAAAAATGCTAGGCAGAAAAGCTATGTGTCATTACCTGACAGAGATAAAAATATCACGCATGGCGATAAAAAAGAGGCAGCGAATAGTAATCTTAATAATGCTGATGGTATTTCTGTACATGGTGAATCGGATAAGGAATATTTAGACTTTGTTACTGATAAAATATTCAGAGCCTATGATATTAGAGGTGTAGTCGGTGAGCTTATTAATCCCGTCGTGGTGAAAAAAATAGCCTATGCGATTGCGGTTGAATTAACCGAACAAAAACAAGCACAAATTTCTGTGGCCTGTGATGGGCGTGAGAGCAGCCCTGAACTGGTGAAAGCATTAATAGAAGCCTTGCTGGAAAGCGGGATTAATGTGGTTGATATTGGCATGGTCACCAGCCCTATTTTATATTTTAGTGCGCTCACAAAAACCGCTGGTAATGGCATAATCATAACAGCCAGTCATAACCCCGCCAATTATAATGGTATGAAAATTATGATCATGGGTCATAGTTATAGTGATGTGCGACTGCAACAACTCAGACAAAAAGTGCTTAAGGGTGAAATGGTCAGTGGCGAAGGTAAGTTAGTTCAAATGAATATCATGGAAGACTACATGACTAAAATAACAGGCAACATTATTTTAGCAAGACCGATGAATATCGTCATTGATACGGGAAATGGTGTTGCGGGTAAATTTTCAACTACCTTTTTTGAGCAGCTAGGCTGTAAAGTCACAGCATTAAATGCTGATGTTGATGGTACTTTCCCGGCACACGATCCTGATCCTAGTCGTCCAGAAAACATGGCTGAGCTGATTGAAAAAGTGAATGAAATTAAAGCAGACTTAGGTATTGCCTTTGATGGTGATGGCGATAGGATTGGTCTGGTTTCATCAGGAGGAGAGATTATCTGGCCGGATAGAATTTTAATGCTATTGGCAAAAGATATCTTGTCTCGTAATAAAGATGCCACTATTTTGTATGATGTTAAATCAACATGGAAACTCGATCACTATATTAGTAGTTTAGGTGGCAAGGCTATCATGTGTAAAAGTGGTCATTCATTTATGAAAAGTAAACTTTTGGAGACAGGGGCATTACTTGCGGGTGAAATGAGTGGCCATATTTTTATTAAAGAACGCTGGTTTGGTTTTGATGATGCATTGTTTGTCGCTGCTAGAGTATTAGAAATCCTATCAATTGATTTAAGAAAATCACGGCAGATTTTTGCTGAATTGCCTGATTCGTTAAACACCCCGGAAATTCTTGTTGCAACGGATAATGGGCCTAAAATCATGGAAAAAATAAGTGCTGATGTGAGTCGCTTTAGTGATGGTGAAATTATTACTATTGATGGCATTCGAGTTGAATATTCAGATGGCTGGGGATTGGTGAGAGCCTCCAATACTACTGACAATTTAACCATGCGTTTTGAGGCCAATGATGAAGAAGCACTACAACGCATTGCTAATGCCTTTAAAGAGTCAATACTTGCTGTTGAGCCGGAACTAGACTTTCCGTTTTAA
- the rpmG gene encoding 50S ribosomal protein L33, protein MRDKIKLVSSEGTGHYYTTTKNKRTMAEKLELKKYDPVVRKHVMYKEAKIK, encoded by the coding sequence ATGCGTGATAAAATCAAATTAGTATCTTCAGAAGGTACTGGTCACTATTACACAACAACTAAGAACAAGCGCACCATGGCTGAAAAACTGGAACTTAAGAAGTATGATCCCGTTGTTCGTAAGCACGTCATGTATAAAGAAGCTAAAATTAAATAA
- the argB gene encoding acetylglutamate kinase translates to MSIDNSSATTIAHVLSEALPYIRKFQGKTIVIKYGGNAMTDDVLKNGFARDIVLLKLVGLNPVVVHGGGPQIGNLLKRIGKESEFIGGMRVTDKETMDVVEMVLGGQVNKEIVALLNSHGAKAVGLTGKDGALISAKKMAFSHQAEGMDAPEIIDIGHVGEVTNIDTSIIDMLIHGDFIPVIAPIGLGKNGESYNINADLVAGKLAEELDAEKLILLTNTTGLLDKKDQLLTGLSVSRVDELIADGTIHGGMLPKIRCALEAVANNVCSAHIIDGRIEHAVMLELFTDEGIGTLIFGDCAEESHDYDE, encoded by the coding sequence ATGAGTATTGATAATAGTTCGGCAACGACGATTGCCCATGTATTAAGTGAAGCCTTACCCTATATTAGAAAATTCCAAGGTAAAACTATCGTGATAAAATACGGTGGTAACGCAATGACAGATGATGTGTTGAAAAATGGTTTTGCTCGGGATATTGTTCTGCTAAAACTCGTTGGTTTAAATCCAGTTGTTGTGCATGGTGGTGGGCCTCAAATTGGCAATTTATTAAAACGCATTGGTAAGGAAAGTGAATTTATTGGTGGTATGCGTGTGACCGATAAAGAAACCATGGATGTGGTTGAAATGGTACTTGGTGGTCAGGTAAATAAAGAAATTGTTGCCTTACTTAATTCGCATGGTGCTAAAGCTGTAGGTTTAACAGGCAAAGATGGCGCCTTGATCAGTGCAAAAAAAATGGCCTTTAGTCATCAGGCTGAAGGTATGGATGCACCGGAAATTATCGATATTGGGCATGTCGGCGAAGTGACAAATATTGATACATCGATCATTGATATGCTTATTCATGGTGATTTTATTCCAGTGATAGCACCGATTGGACTGGGCAAGAATGGTGAGTCATATAATATTAATGCTGATCTGGTTGCAGGTAAACTGGCAGAAGAGCTGGATGCTGAAAAATTAATTTTATTAACCAATACCACCGGGTTATTAGATAAAAAAGATCAGTTATTGACCGGTTTGAGTGTTTCAAGAGTGGATGAACTCATTGCAGATGGCACTATACATGGTGGTATGTTACCTAAAATTCGTTGTGCACTGGAAGCGGTAGCAAATAACGTCTGTTCAGCACATATTATTGATGGCCGCATTGAGCATGCGGTGATGTTAGAGTTGTTTACCGATGAAGGTATTGGCACTTTAATTTTTGGTGACTGTGCGGAAGAGAGTCATGATTATGATGAGTGA
- a CDS encoding TusE/DsrC/DsvC family sulfur relay protein, translating into MSIEVNGKTIATDEEGFLLNPDDWNEDTMEALIKQHEAAGHKPVNETARGLVEYFREYYEDKMMHPSMHKLILTLGKVKGKHFRDQEEYKKFLYELFPHGPVIMLSKLAGLPKPVEEVEA; encoded by the coding sequence ATGAGCATTGAAGTTAATGGTAAAACAATCGCAACAGATGAAGAAGGTTTTCTGCTTAATCCTGATGACTGGAATGAAGACACTATGGAAGCTTTAATCAAACAACATGAAGCAGCAGGTCATAAGCCAGTGAATGAAACAGCACGGGGATTAGTCGAATATTTTAGAGAATATTATGAAGATAAAATGATGCATCCAAGCATGCATAAATTGATTCTAACGTTAGGTAAAGTCAAAGGAAAACATTTCCGTGATCAGGAAGAATACAAAAAGTTTTTATATGAACTTTTTCCACACGGTCCTGTCATCATGCTCAGTAAACTGGCGGGATTACCTAAACCAGTAGAAGAGGTAGAAGCTTAA
- a CDS encoding MlaC/ttg2D family ABC transporter substrate-binding protein, with amino-acid sequence MSSASVTIKTIDNDNNTRSYTVKNESYQQQAYQGQPDYQYQGHQGNYYSQYYRPSRVLLPSAQTSSPAEMLEYSIKKVLNFLARPQENASLEQITYFLKQEITPHFDFEYMARWVAGRYYRLMSPEQQMQFTETFSELFITTFVQKLSNYQNYPPVVDGFRSKRTSENEALASARIMRENGGSVQVDFKFLKTPRGWKVVDVKANGVSALFYYRNFFNEQIRKRSQQQQVFK; translated from the coding sequence GTGTCTAGTGCATCGGTGACGATTAAAACCATTGATAATGACAATAATACTCGTTCATATACTGTGAAAAATGAGTCGTATCAACAACAAGCCTATCAGGGACAGCCTGACTATCAGTATCAGGGTCATCAGGGTAATTATTATTCACAGTATTATCGTCCATCAAGAGTACTATTGCCTTCAGCACAAACGTCCTCACCGGCTGAAATGTTGGAATATTCCATTAAGAAGGTATTGAATTTCTTAGCACGTCCTCAGGAAAATGCCTCACTGGAACAGATTACCTATTTCTTGAAGCAGGAAATCACTCCACACTTTGATTTTGAATACATGGCACGTTGGGTGGCAGGTCGTTATTATCGCCTGATGTCACCGGAACAGCAGATGCAGTTTACAGAAACCTTCAGTGAACTCTTTATTACCACCTTTGTACAAAAACTCAGCAATTATCAAAACTACCCACCCGTAGTTGATGGCTTTAGGTCAAAACGCACGAGTGAGAACGAGGCTCTGGCATCTGCTCGAATTATGCGAGAAAATGGCGGCAGTGTTCAGGTTGATTTCAAATTTTTAAAAACACCAAGAGGCTGGAAAGTGGTTGATGTGAAAGCCAATGGAGTCAGTGCGTTGTTTTATTATCGTAATTTTTTTAACGAACAAATTCGCAAAAGAAGTCAACAGCAACAAGTGTTTAAGTAA
- the rpmB gene encoding 50S ribosomal protein L28, with amino-acid sequence MSKVCQVTGKRPVAGNHVSHANNKVKRRFLPNLHSHRFWVESENRFIKLRVTASGMRTIDKRGIDVVLAEMRARGEKI; translated from the coding sequence ATGTCTAAGGTATGTCAGGTTACAGGCAAACGTCCTGTTGCGGGAAATCATGTTTCTCATGCCAATAACAAAGTCAAACGTCGTTTTTTACCTAACCTTCATTCCCACCGTTTTTGGGTTGAAAGTGAAAACCGTTTTATAAAATTACGTGTTACCGCTAGCGGCATGCGTACAATTGACAAACGTGGTATCGATGTGGTTCTAGCCGAGATGCGTGCTAGAGGCGAAAAAATATAA
- a CDS encoding NGG1p interacting factor NIF3, with amino-acid sequence MYYLTYYIPDSDNERVKQALFESGAGKIGNYDQCCWEVLGNGQFRALKGSQPSLGEINQLEQIAEYKVEMVCADENIDTVLERLLKEHPYEQPAYFISQVMTLADLKLTKK; translated from the coding sequence TTGTATTATCTCACTTATTACATCCCAGACTCAGATAATGAGCGGGTTAAGCAAGCCTTATTTGAGTCTGGTGCGGGTAAAATTGGCAATTATGACCAATGTTGCTGGGAAGTTCTGGGAAATGGTCAGTTTCGTGCGTTAAAAGGGAGTCAGCCTAGTCTTGGTGAAATCAATCAGTTAGAGCAAATAGCAGAGTATAAAGTAGAAATGGTCTGTGCGGATGAAAACATTGATACGGTGTTGGAAAGGCTATTAAAAGAGCACCCCTATGAGCAGCCTGCTTATTTTATCAGCCAGGTGATGACGCTTGCAGATTTAAAGCTTACTAAAAAGTAA
- the coaBC gene encoding bifunctional phosphopantothenoylcysteine decarboxylase/phosphopantothenate--cysteine ligase CoaBC has product MSVFNPLINQSLHQKKIIVAVCGGIAAYKSALLVRLLVKQGAQVQVVMTHAAETFVTPLTFQALSGNSVRGDVFDMQAEAGMGHIELARWADLIVVAPATANTLAKITHGLADNLLSTLCLATTAPLLIAPAMNQQMWRNEATVANIKLLSQRSNIYFSGPAEGEQACGDVGPGRMVEPEQILERCTAVLGINKQRLIGKTLLITAGPTIEDIDPVRYMSNRSSGKMGYAIAQAAINECAKVILISGPTALDAPIDCDFRAVRSAQQMHDEVFAQLRSSDSNAGDSGTDDNTQVDIFIATAAVADYRPVQMANEKIKKHADRLVLEFVKNPDILSAVAALPNKPICVGFAAETNNVENYALEKLQRKNLDMIAANQVGENQGFEADNNALHLFWRNQPNDDVATKKLPFASKTQLAQQLIDKIVLLFS; this is encoded by the coding sequence ATGTCAGTTTTTAACCCCCTTATAAATCAGTCTTTGCATCAAAAGAAAATCATTGTTGCGGTCTGTGGCGGCATCGCGGCCTACAAGTCTGCGCTATTAGTGCGTCTATTGGTTAAGCAAGGCGCACAAGTGCAGGTGGTGATGACCCATGCCGCAGAGACGTTTGTCACACCACTGACCTTTCAGGCTCTCTCAGGCAATAGTGTGCGTGGTGATGTGTTTGATATGCAGGCAGAGGCTGGTATGGGGCATATTGAGTTAGCGCGTTGGGCTGATTTGATCGTTGTTGCTCCAGCAACGGCAAACACTCTTGCTAAGATAACTCATGGTTTGGCGGACAATTTACTTAGCACTTTGTGTTTAGCGACAACGGCTCCCCTATTGATTGCCCCAGCAATGAATCAACAGATGTGGCGAAATGAAGCGACAGTCGCCAATATCAAACTCTTGTCTCAACGCTCAAACATCTATTTCTCCGGCCCGGCAGAGGGTGAACAGGCTTGTGGTGATGTAGGCCCTGGTCGAATGGTTGAGCCGGAGCAGATACTTGAGCGTTGCACGGCAGTATTGGGAATAAACAAGCAGCGTTTAATAGGCAAAACCCTACTCATCACGGCAGGCCCCACTATCGAAGATATTGATCCGGTACGCTATATGAGCAATCGCAGTAGCGGTAAAATGGGTTATGCAATTGCTCAGGCTGCAATTAATGAATGTGCAAAGGTTATTTTAATCAGTGGCCCAACGGCATTGGACGCACCGATTGATTGTGATTTTCGAGCGGTGCGTAGTGCGCAGCAAATGCATGATGAAGTTTTTGCACAGCTTCGCTCCAGTGATAGCAATGCCGGTGACAGCGGTACAGATGATAATACGCAAGTTGATATTTTTATTGCGACGGCAGCAGTGGCTGATTATCGCCCGGTTCAGATGGCCAATGAAAAGATTAAGAAACATGCCGATCGCTTGGTACTGGAGTTTGTGAAAAATCCAGATATTTTGAGTGCTGTTGCCGCTTTGCCTAACAAGCCTATTTGTGTTGGTTTTGCCGCAGAGACGAATAATGTAGAAAATTATGCGCTAGAAAAGTTACAGCGGAAAAACCTAGATATGATAGCCGCGAATCAGGTGGGTGAAAATCAAGGCTTTGAGGCTGATAATAATGCCTTGCATTTATTTTGGCGCAATCAGCCGAATGATGATGTCGCCACAAAAAAATTACCCTTTGCTAGCAAAACACAACTAGCACAACAATTAATTGACAAAATTGTACTATTATTTAGTTAG
- the dut gene encoding dUTP diphosphatase gives MNEVEVKILDSRVGTEFPMPEYATQGSAGMDLRAILDEETPLLPGDTLLIPTGLAIHISNNEMAAIILPRSGLGHKHGIVLGNLVGLIDSDYQGQLFVSCWNRGKTTFVIKPGERIAQLVFVPVVQAQLKIVESFDQSQRGEGGFGHTGSH, from the coding sequence ATGAACGAAGTTGAAGTTAAAATTCTTGACTCCAGAGTTGGCACAGAGTTTCCAATGCCAGAATATGCAACTCAGGGTTCAGCCGGAATGGATTTAAGAGCAATTTTAGATGAAGAGACTCCCCTATTACCCGGGGACACGTTGTTGATTCCAACGGGGCTTGCTATCCATATTTCTAATAATGAAATGGCGGCGATTATCTTACCTCGCTCAGGTTTAGGACATAAGCATGGTATTGTCCTAGGCAATTTAGTTGGGCTAATTGATTCGGACTATCAAGGGCAACTTTTTGTCTCCTGTTGGAACCGTGGTAAAACAACTTTTGTTATCAAACCCGGTGAACGCATTGCACAATTAGTGTTTGTACCTGTTGTTCAGGCGCAACTTAAAATTGTTGAATCATTTGATCAAAGTCAACGTGGTGAAGGTGGCTTTGGTCATACAGGTAGTCATTAG
- the slmA gene encoding nucleoid occlusion factor SlmA: MTTAKTKKKATKINRKEQILQALALELEQRPGERITTANLAKAVGVSEAALYRHFPSKAKMFEALIEFSEETVFGLIAQVIKKQDGVFAQVEKIMAIVLTFSSKNPGITRVLLGDALIGEHERLLKRTDQFFQRIETQLRQILREAELKGQLSYQGNISQFAEVLSSFIEGQLSKYVRSRFVKRPDENWVRKWLFFVNSVSVNSVSVKND, translated from the coding sequence ATGACGACAGCCAAGACAAAAAAAAAAGCCACCAAGATCAATCGTAAGGAGCAAATACTCCAAGCGCTTGCTCTAGAGCTAGAGCAACGCCCTGGTGAACGGATAACGACTGCCAACCTAGCCAAAGCGGTTGGCGTCTCTGAAGCAGCCTTATATCGTCATTTTCCCAGTAAGGCCAAAATGTTTGAAGCATTGATTGAATTCAGTGAAGAGACGGTCTTTGGCTTGATTGCTCAGGTAATCAAAAAACAGGATGGGGTTTTCGCACAGGTAGAAAAAATCATGGCAATTGTACTGACTTTTTCGAGCAAAAACCCCGGTATTACGCGTGTTTTACTAGGAGATGCCTTAATTGGTGAGCATGAACGTTTACTAAAACGCACCGATCAGTTTTTTCAACGCATTGAAACACAACTCAGGCAGATATTAAGAGAGGCAGAACTTAAAGGACAATTGAGTTATCAGGGCAACATCAGTCAATTTGCTGAGGTGCTGTCCAGCTTTATTGAAGGGCAGTTAAGCAAATATGTGCGCAGTCGATTCGTTAAGCGGCCTGATGAAAACTGGGTAAGGAAATGGTTGTTCTTTGTTAATAGTGTAAGTGTTAATAGTGTCAGTGTTAAAAATGACTAA
- the radC gene encoding RadC family protein, translating to MPIIDWPEAERPREKLLQRGADALTDAELLAIFLRTGTKGFTAIDLAYQLLEHFSSLRNLFNADLEEFSQTKGVGPAKYVQLQAVLEMSKRYLGETMENQDVISSPEDTRQFLKSQLGNRPYEVFAALFLDNRHRVIKFEELFRGTIDGASVYPREVVKTALEHNAAALIIAHNHPSGVAEPSTADERITLRLKEALALVDIRLLDHLVIGDGEVVSLAERGIL from the coding sequence ATGCCTATTATTGACTGGCCTGAGGCCGAACGCCCCCGTGAAAAATTATTACAGCGGGGCGCAGATGCCCTCACTGATGCCGAATTATTGGCTATTTTCCTACGCACAGGTACCAAGGGTTTTACTGCCATCGATCTTGCCTACCAATTATTGGAACACTTTTCCTCATTACGCAACCTCTTCAACGCCGATCTGGAAGAGTTTTCACAAACCAAGGGTGTTGGCCCGGCCAAATATGTACAACTACAAGCCGTACTAGAAATGTCCAAGCGCTATCTCGGAGAAACAATGGAAAATCAGGATGTTATTAGTAGCCCTGAAGACACCCGTCAGTTTCTAAAAAGCCAACTAGGCAATCGACCTTATGAAGTGTTTGCAGCGTTATTTTTAGATAATCGCCATCGTGTAATCAAATTCGAAGAATTGTTTCGTGGCACCATTGACGGGGCTTCAGTATATCCAAGAGAAGTCGTCAAAACAGCCCTAGAACATAATGCGGCGGCCTTGATTATAGCCCACAATCATCCCTCCGGTGTAGCAGAGCCAAGTACTGCCGATGAAAGAATCACCCTGCGTCTAAAAGAAGCACTGGCTTTAGTAGACATCCGCCTATTGGATCATTTAGTCATTGGTGATGGCGAAGTCGTTTCCCTCGCTGAACGGGGCATCCTATGA